The segment CAAATTCTATGAGAAGGTCGTTGAAATCTTGTTTGGTAGCAGCTATTTGAGGCGGAAGGTCCTGCGAAAAGTATGCTTTTATAGTTACCACGTCTTTGAGTTCGGTTATAATGTTCTTTGTTGCTTTGCTCAAAGTATATCTTTGGTCTTCTGTGAAGTCCAATCTAAAATAAAGTTTTGTAGATATAAGGTTGAGAATAAAAAGAATACCTATAGCTACTCCTAATTGTGTGAATATGTTTTTTGTTTTCATTTATTTGTATGTTAAAAGTGAGATATATAATTAATGAAAGGTTTATGATTGCCAATTTCTTTTGGAGAGCATTACTTGGGATAGTAATAGTCCTAATGATATGATAGAAGCAAAATATATTATATCTCGAGAGTCTATTACTCCTCGCGAGAGAGATTCAAAATGCGTTCTTAAGCTCATGTAATTAAAAAAGGCTCCTATGCTTCCTGTGAAAATCTGTGCTATAAAGTCAAATATTAACTGGAAGAATACATTTATTATGAGTGCTATTAAAAATGCTATTATTTGATTGTTGGTAGTGCTACTGGAAAATATTCCTACGCTGATGTATGATGCGGAAAGCATTAATAGTCCCAAATAACCTCCTATAATTCCCCCATGGTCTGCGTTTCCTAATTGAGAAATAGTAAAATAGTAGGGGAGGGTGCATAAAAGAGCGATGCTTACTAATAAAAAACATGCGAGAAACTTTCCTAGTATGATGTCCCAATCGCTTATTGCTTTGGTAGAGAGGAGTTCTATTGTTCCTGTTTTATTTTCTTCGGCTAAAGTTCTCATGGTTATTGCGGGAATGAAGAAAAAAAGCGTCCAAAAAGAGATGCCAAAGAATATCTGTAAGCTTGCCTGCCCTTGAAAGAATATATTTGTTCCCAAAAGCCAGGTAAATATGC is part of the Chitinophagaceae bacterium genome and harbors:
- a CDS encoding ABC transporter permease subunit translates to MQKIWVITRREINSYFDSLMAYIMIIIFLVMSGIFTWLLGTNIFFQGQASLQIFFGISFWTLFFFIPAITMRTLAEENKTGTIELLSTKAISDWDIILGKFLACFLLVSIALLCTLPYYFTISQLGNADHGGIIGGYLGLLMLSASYISVGIFSSSTTNNQIIAFLIALIINVFFQLIFDFIAQIFTGSIGAFFNYMSLRTHFESLSRGVIDSRDIIYFASIISLGLLLSQVMLSKRNWQS